A segment of the Streptomyces sp. P9-A2 genome:
GGCCGCACGGCCTTCCCTCGATCGACCGGCCACGGCCCACCTCTGCCGGCCAATCCACAAGGAGTCCTGACGTCATGAAGAAGAACACGAGAAGGTTCGCAGTCGTGGCGGGTGCGGCCGCGGCCGCCTTCGGTCTCGTCGCCGCGCCCGCCTCGGCGGTGCCCTCCACCACCTGGACCGTCACCCCGTCGGGCAGCTACACGGCGACGAACAGCAGCAACATCGTGCTGACCGCCACCATCCCGATGACCTGCACCACCTCGAGCGCGTCGGGCACCATGGCGAGCACCACGGGCAACCCGGCCACCGTCGCCGCCATCAACGCCATCAACTTCGGCACCGCCGGCTCCCCGTGCACCAGCGTCCTGGGCAACGTCACCACGGTGGCGGTCACCCCGTGGACCGTCGTCGCGCAGGACTACACCGCCGCGACCGGCGTCACCAAGGGCTACGTCGGCAACGTCACGGCCAACGTGACCGCCGGCGCCTGCAAGTTCACGGTGACGGGCAAGGCCTCGGCCACCTACACCAACTCCACCGGCATCCTGGCCGTCAACAGCGTCTCCGGCGACCTGGCCGTCAGCTCCAGCCCCGCCCCCGTCAACTGCGGCGCGGTGGTCACGCCCACCACCAAGCCCACCTTCAAGGGCAACTACGCCATCAAGGCGTCGAACGGCACCATCCCGAAGATCGTCGGCAGCAACCCGTAAGGCGCCACCGGTCCGCGTCCGCCCGGCCGGCATTCCGGCCGGGCGGACGCGGACCGTGCGTGCCGGACCTCGCCGATACCGGCGGTCGGTTCCAGGTTCCAGGTTCCGAACGACTCGAGCGGAGCAGCGTTGAGAGACACCCGTACCGTCACGTCCCGGCCGTCCCGCGTCCGCGCCAGGAGCGCGGCGATCGCCGCGTTCGTCGTGCTCGCCGCCATGGTTCCGGCCGCGGCCTCCGCCGCGGGCACCCAGGAGGTCGACACCGAACTTCCCTACGTCTGTGCGCTCCCCTCGGGAGAGCGGCCCGCGACGGTACGGATCTCGGCGGACTTCCCGGACCGGGCGAAGGCGGGCGAGGCGTTCTCGCCCACCGATGTCACCACCACCGTGGAACTCCCGGCGGAGGCGGTCACGGACCTCACCGCGCTCGAGGCCACCACCGCGCGGGCAGCCACCCGCCTCACCGTCGGCGTCGCCCAGAACGAGGCCACGGCCGAGGCGACCTGGCGCGGCACCGCGGAACCGGTCACCCTTCCCGTGTCCGGACCGCTGACGCTGACCGCGACGGGTGACGTCCCGTCGGTGACCGGGCAGAGCGAAGGCGAGCTGACGTTCTCCGCCGGGAACCTCGCCGTCGACCTGTCGCTCGGCACCGCGGACGAGGACACCACCGGTCCCGGGACGCTGACCGTCGACTGCTCCCCCGCCGAAGGCGCGCCGGCGAAAGGGCCGCTGGCCACCGTGCCGGTCGGTACGGACACGGCGGAGCCGAACGGCTCGCCGTCCTCGTCCGATCCCTCCCCCGATCCCTCCCCCGGGACACCGGGCCCCTCCTCCGGGACACCGGACGAACCGGAGGACCGACAGGGGGACCGCGCGCCGAGGGTGGCGGAGACCTCGCCCGGCGCCGCCGCGGACCGTGACGCACCGCCGTGCCTCTA
Coding sequences within it:
- a CDS encoding DUF6801 domain-containing protein; its protein translation is MRDTRTVTSRPSRVRARSAAIAAFVVLAAMVPAAASAAGTQEVDTELPYVCALPSGERPATVRISADFPDRAKAGEAFSPTDVTTTVELPAEAVTDLTALEATTARAATRLTVGVAQNEATAEATWRGTAEPVTLPVSGPLTLTATGDVPSVTGQSEGELTFSAGNLAVDLSLGTADEDTTGPGTLTVDCSPAEGAPAKGPLATVPVGTDTAEPNGSPSSSDPSPDPSPGTPGPSSGTPDEPEDRQGDRAPRVAETSPGAAADRDAPPCLYDDEHPATSSSLNAYATGYTNVKKLDAASYLPASCMLIEQGNPVDGPADPDHLVFDTVSYADFHYEGRKETPPFESTFLAFGFTPVKATMVLKQTGPITIHSRIKLRWSDFRTITDTYVRAPLTLHVTDLEVNGTPLDVGPGCRTEKSLTSVEPDPAHHPGDHLVLYGRGEQDLGMPATGYLLLSGGVLSGEATVPAFTGCGAGGENLDRLLTASVSGPGNQIKQVQGQTCSIANPVFGDEFNAPQCTGDLQPHVIPVPER